The following are from one region of the Tachysurus fulvidraco isolate hzauxx_2018 chromosome 15, HZAU_PFXX_2.0, whole genome shotgun sequence genome:
- the LOC113639465 gene encoding BAH and coiled-coil domain-containing protein 1 isoform X10, with protein MFLLGSGLMGNSSASFMGTFLASSLGSSPSHPPHPSRPPSSPSSPPCRGGPHSTASQIWFPHSHEAAPGYPRFSGSLAHTFLPISHLDHHANSGVLYGQHHFYDTQKENFYLRSLPSQPPLISANHSIPPMSRTEPGNTQVSCSRDTGSAVNLHKSLKEASIDKGMVSGTKDKERPSSKHDSKDRHSHNQHPQPQHLHSHQPQHHSHHPSTMDNLNAMERHKASLLMEYKDHSQSMSKPLSACLLNGKMQNGDSRAEVGSKGSMPSCGGESMGRGPGDSTNAQARHMGNSSTGRCTKEAVSGEMRISEQPPPDCVERGQVLHQSLSYSVPPPLPVGSATGGGHPGSFHCLQFHTGHPHHTQHPHHSHHSHHHPDFFCPPPPAPITNSSLHEKGVGSSGAREPKATRPTFVPSVGHLGEKAGGPFQLGNPECQGVAGGGSSTKEKAMEKTSGGVGHSGNWHRKHQEHQHQQQQPAPQKQHPYRKAEKAPDWMHNNDHHLQQQQQSHPRQHQAVRSHSADCINGIDTEVYRSALTQEPKTGHLLTHLSNVNPQSFRDCSHSGSTPNSSPLAKTISQQGPGSGGGSCSMQREGQKVARIRHQQHGRTGSGAPSAELGQTSNSQEMKRKMDMSPYGYNNSSQHHSHQQSPVPPWAMHPHHIHLEEDQRRVYMESVSGPASVRQQPHQHQSAGMGPPPAPAQNQQEVLGPQGEGSAMKNLLKYSNQQQPLLLSQKTPFGGLGSIKMGPNSTNCTLQSVKTTLPSRKVITSESERHDCGGRSREIGEVAHGEGEVRQPPVGIAVAVARQKEPTCRPPDNHPSSCQGRIHSGMKGASRPMYPTDSSREEDRKRMNGEHMGISGGHPCLDREQESFIRDNKERVEFARIHPSNSCRGDIPSHLMVPSGTSLQSGQLGDPAAHAHSAHHHWMPRTASPSLWMTGHSYGISHTSLHQNLPPGFSATMPAPLQPVLPLPQDPSAQLVVLPTEPTSHPATHHLDVMEQPGLWPPVYRARGPPSHMQHPAVYSRSQFLRQQELYALQQHQQLQHQQHPGHQQLPQPPQQHRGAHSIEPQHRNTHNQMQKKPEDHGACAVDLQDILSEPRNPKATKSYTFGSSNRATSPPRASAAHMSPCCQSPCMHPHPKSTPSTPCPVPSPAATVPCSPAISPAPSQLPNITETQDKRAKGQPPQDYPQTMEPDLPPGYSYPAITMGYRSGPSSQDVQLAEPAELEAIPVEPVEHAPAPMSSIGEGPECHAIVRPITESQLPLDKKSEEEQAQEQAQAALEQNGEPDTVGCSVPVEHEQAQGEAAMLSCHPEESSVCEAAPCPGSWLEEAVHKDSTIVCQEDGDLLEKENVVSELNAQTATVPEHTCVPLNPADLQPSTGTEVVAKEIEKEAQEEDCVQIISPPSSPTSLTPFSQPIVPSYWSLELLIAAAFCGDCPPPSPPVSTTSQGCAVPFYSSTYGMELLSELADLERQQEHHSTDKNEGQEQLIFDLQSFATLAVARALELDSKANSIADAVKQCPAKRTLNLRRKCNWTPRHEPVCPVKGGMDAIDSQELAIRVRLADLQRRYKEKQKELVKLQRKHDHQKEETPRSPARRGPGRPRKRKSNGLGPMAPPESQKKVKSVGVVLLTEESGRGGGDLMKKRRLSNRSFGRLGAVQVTVSSSVKMQSSQKSSLHEHHITQLKSKTAVSKTIRERETLGSSHLYTSQRSPKADSRLSNMTANESEGQSDTGSGDSGTQESWKGLMNSKKKSEAALNRLSACVQQPQAKGQDATEEGETFAEDTESSEQEEEEAEGSYNIDASHIMKVPPSRELPSSSILKDPSPSSVVKLEVNQKAKNKRERQELYGSQLWSNAEGEVKVKKRPHCRSVPDNTTKTLGVRRRPGRPRLQEKLWAGHYRKPAGLLSFSSTSERLRRATRKSSMLRGVLSKKSCWSTVVQSPQSDDTCKRRTRFRQVHKQSKGRAVSRLLESFAADDGFQLGGDSSFSDEDEENSSSSTRRSPAPPNCILTKDMLIEGLKILISKEDELLYAARVRTLDLPDIYSIVIDGERGNRPRIYSLEQLLQEAVLDVRPETEAVLTEGTRVCAFWSERSRCLYPGYVRRGGSNDECKPGGVMVEFDDGDRGWISLRNIRLLPPGYQIHLDTESSPTLVSSGRLDKLVSCQDGRSSQIARSSEKTTNTEEAKTTEKPIRKPGRPKGSGMKRFASDSVSKTSSSPLTWPSLAQPRKRSSVNLFQLNGSASKKTMKNREAVFPHPSVSVTSSAKCIFNSRSFEVDSFSSIANGYSSFCSQTSGMPVDGRSSPYGQGRKSEESDIPRGRKNEFLIKLDHEGVMNPKNKSSKAMLMLGGSGFGSKGIGASPKPEAYSHPVLLVKDKRKGDSSRAELLPIQRKPSPTLLMSKHGDMGLSCHRDCHSSYSDMDEEDEEEEERRRRSDSVLGPASGGMRMAGRFLPHLSVSSSSSGSSSSSSSGSISSSSICSSDNDSSYSSEDDENSTLLLQSCLTPHHSLLHPHKAPTGPTQHSFVAKAMAVSSTKGGNVDSAVRKPLKRKECLSSSTKPSKDLVKRQKLLADHSRPKLSSCMPARQLWRWSGNPTQRRGLKGKARKLYFKSIVRGRDTVHVGDCAVFLSAGRPHLPYIGRIESFWETWSSSMVVKVKWFYHPEETNLGKSLHDGKHALYQSCHEDENDVQTISHKCQVVSRKEYELLSRNRKPGSSLQDLYYQAGTYDPTSGQLLTADGMSILC; from the exons CAGCCCCAGGGTACCCACGCTTCTCAGGAAGTCTAGCCCACACATTCCTTCCTATAAGTCATTTGGATCACCATGCCAACAGTGGGGTTCTCTATGGTCAACACCATTTTTATGACACCCAAAAAG AAAACTTCTACTTGAGAAGCCTTCCTTCCCAACCTCCACTCATTTCAGCCAATCACAGCATTCCGCCCATGTCAAGGACAGAGCCAGGGAACACCCAGGTTTCTTGCAGTAGAGACACAGGAAGCGCTGTAAACTTGCACAAGAGTCTTAAGGAAGCCAGTATAGACAAAGGCATGGTCTCAGGAACAAAGGACAAAGAAAGGCCCAGCAGTAAGCATGATTCAAAAGATCGCCACTCCCATAACCAACATCCGCAACCCCAGCACCTCCACTCACACCAGCCTCAACACCATTCTCATCACCCTTCCACTATGGACAACTTGAATGCCATGGAGAGGCACAAAGCTTCCTTACTTATGGAGTACAAGGACCATTCACAGAGCATGAGTAAACCTCTTAGTGCCTGTCTACTTAATGGAAAGATGCAGAATGGAGACTCTCGGGCTGAGGTTGGGTCCAAAGGATCCATGCCTAGTTGTGGAGGAGAGAGCATGGGTAGGGGTCCTGGAGACTCAACAAATGCACAAGCCAGACACATGGGTAACAGCAGTACTGGGCGCTGTACTAAAGAAGCTGTGAGTGGTGAGATGAGAATCAGTGAGCAGCCCCCTCCTGACTGTGTAGAAAGGGGTCAGGTGTTACATCAGTCGTTGTCCTACTCTGTGCCTCCTCCTTTGCCTGTGGGCTCAGCAACTGGTGGGGGGCATCCAGGCAGCTTTCACTGTTTACAGTTCCATACTGGTCATCCACATCACACCCAACACCCACACCACAGCCATCACTCCCACCATCACCCGGATTTTTTCTGCCCCCCTCCTCCTGCCCCAATAACCAATTCTTCCTTACATGAAAAGGGGGTTGGCAGCAGTGGGGCAAGAGAACCCAAAGCAACCAGACCCACATTTGTACCATCTGTGGGCCACCTTGGGGAGAAAGCTGGAGGTCCCTTTCAACTGGGAAACCCTGAATGTCAGGGTGTGGCTGGTGGGGGAAGCAGTACCAAAGAAAAGGCAATGGAAAAGACAAGTGGGGGTGTGGGGCATTCTGGGAACTGGCACCGAAAACATCAGGAGCATCAACATCAACAGCAGCAGCCTGCACCACAAAAGCAGCATCCCTACCGAAAAGCAGAAAAAGCCCCTGACTGGATGCACAACAATGATCACCACttacagcaacagcagcagagCCATCCTCGGCAGCATCAGGCTGTGCGCTCTCATAGTGCAGACTGCATCAATGGCATAGACACAGAGGTGTATAGATCCGCTCTGACACAGGAGCCCAAAACTGGCCATCTGTTAACTCATCTTAGTAATGTTAATCCACAATCCTTTAGGGATTGCTCACATTCTGGGTCAACTCCAAACTCCTCACCCCTTGCAAAGACCATATCGCAGCAAGGGCCTGGTTCTGGAGGTGGGAGCTGCTCCATGCAGAGAGAAGGCCAAAAGGTAGCCCGTATCCGCCACCAGCAGCATGGCAGAACAGGTTCAGGTGCTCCCTCAGCAGAGCTGGGGCAGACCAGTAACAGTCAAGAGATGAAGCGGAAAATGGACATGTCTCCGTATGGTTATAATAACAGTTCACAGCATCATTCACATCAGCAATCACCTGTGCCACCATGGGCAATGCACCCCCATCATATCCACCTGGAGGAGGATCAGCGCAGGGTTTACATGGAGTCTGTCAGTGGACCTGCCAGCGTTAGGCAGCAGCCCCATCAACACCAGTCGGCTGGAATGGGTCCCCCACCTGCTCCTGCACAGAACCAGCAGGAGGTTTTGGGTCCACAGGGAGAGGGTAGTGCCATGAAAAACCTTCTTAAGTATAGCAACCAGCAGCAGCCTCTTCTTCTGTCCCAGAAAACCCCATTTGGTGGACTGGGAAGCATCAAAATGGGACCTAACAGCACAAACTGCACCTTGCAGTCTGTCAAAACAACCCTGCCTTCCAGGAAAGTCATAACCAGTGAGAGTGAACGCCATGACTGTGGAGGACGAAGCAGGGAGATTGGGGAAGTAGCTCATGGTGAGGGGGAGGTGCGGCAACCTCCTGTGGGTATCGCAGTTGCTGTGGCGCGGCAGAAAGAACCAACTTGCAGACCTCCTGACAACCATCCAAGCAGCTGCCAGGGTCGGATCCACTCTGGTATGAAAG gcGCTTCACGGCCCATGTATCCCACAGACTCATCCAGAGAGGAGGACAGAAAGAGAATGAATGGGGAACACATGGGCATCAGTGGGGGTCATCCATGCCTGGACAGAGAGCAAGAATCATTTATCAG GGACAACAAGGAAAGGGTTGAATTTGCAAGGATCCATCCCTCCAATAGTTGTCGTGGTGACATTCCCTCTCATTTGATGGTGCCTAGTGGAACGTCCCTTCAGTCAGGCCAATTGGGAGACCCTGCTGCACATGCACACTCGGCACACCACCACTGGATGCCTCGCACAGCAAGTCCTTCCCTTTGGATGACAGGCCATTCCTATG GAATAAGCCACACCAGTCTCCACCAGAATCTTCCCCCTGGTTTCTCTGCAACTATGCCTGCTCCACTCCAGCCTGTATTGCCCCTGCCTCAGGACCCTTCCGCCCAGCTAGTTGTGTTACCTACTGAGCCTACTTCCCATCCAGCCACGCATCACTTAG ATGTGATGGAGCAGCCGGGTCTATGGCCTCCAGTGTACAGGGCCCGGGGGCCTCCCTCCCACATGCAGCATCCCGCTGTGTACTCTCGCTCCCAGTTTCTAAGGCAACAAGAACTGTATGCACTCCAGCAACATCAGCAGCTGCAGCATCAGCAACATCCTGGCCATCAGCAACTGCCTCAACCACCACAGCAACACCGAGGAGCACACAGCATAGAGCCTCAGCACAGAAATACTCACAACCAG ATGCAGAAGAAACCTGAGGACCATGGTGCATGTGCTGTGGACTTACAGGACATCCTCTCTGAGCCCAGGAACCCCAAAGCTACCAAGTCGTATACCTTTGGCTCTTCGAACAGGGCTACATCGCCACCCAGGGCCTCTGCCGCACACATGTCGCCATGTTGTCAGTCACCATGTATGCATCCTCATCCAAAAAGCACACCCTCCACCCCTTGCCCTGTCCCAAGTCCTGCTGCTACTGTGCCCTGCTCCCCTGCTATTAGCCCAGCTCCATCACAGCTACCCAACATAACAGAAACTCAGGACAAGAGAGCAAAGGGCCAGCCACCACAAGACTACCCTCAGACTATGGAACCAG atcTTCCACCAGGATACAGCTATCCTGCAATCACCATGGGATACAGAAGTGGGCCCTCATCACAGGATGTACAACTAGCTGAACCAGCTGAGCTCGAAGCCATTCCAGTTGAGCCAGTTGAGCATGCTCCAGCCCCTATGTCCAGTATTGGGGAAGGGCCAGAGTGCCATGCAATAGTAAGACCCATCACAGAGTCTCAGCTGCCACTGGATAAAAAGAGTGAGGAAGAGCAGGCACAAGAGCAGGCACAAGCTGCACTGGAGCAGAATGGAGAGCCGGATACAGTGGGCTGCTCTGTGCCTGTGGAACATGAACAAGCACAGGGAGAGGCAGCAATGCTCAGTTGCCATCCTGAAGAGTCATCAGTCTGTGAAGCAGCACCGTGTCCCGGTAGCTGGTTAGAGGAAGCAGTACATAAAGACTCGACCATAGTCTGTCAGGAGGATGGTGACCTTCTTGAGAAGGAAAATGTTGTTTCTGAGCTGAATGCACAGACGGCCACAGTTCCCGAACACACATGTGTTCCACTTAATCCAGCTGACCTCCAACCCAGCACAGGCACTGAGGTAGTGGCAAAAGAGATAGAAAAGGAAGCTCAGGAGGAAGACTGTGTCCAAATTATCTCTCCTCCATCATCTCCTACCAGTCTCACTCCATTCTCACAGCCAATTGTGCCAAGTTATTGGAGCCTGGAGCTCCTGATTGCCGCCGCTTTCTGCGGCGACTGCCCTCCCCCCTCCCCACCTGTTTCCACCACTTCTCAGGGCTGTGCTGTCCCCTTCTATTCCAGTACATATGGCATGGAGCTCCTCAGTGAGCTGGCTGATCTGGAGCGCCAACAGGAACACCACAGTACAGACAAAAATGAAG GACAAGAGCAACTGATATTTGACCTCCAGAGTTTCGCTACCTTGGCAGTGGCTCGTGCCCTGGAGTTGGACTCCAAGGCAAACAGTATTGCAGATGCTGTGAAGCAGTGTCCAGCCAAAAGAACCCTAAACCTGCGGCGAAAATGCAATTGGACTCCTCGCCATGAGCCT GTGTGTCCTGTGAAGGGTGGTATGGATGCTATAGACAGTCAGGAATTGGCTATACGAGTGAGGCTGGCAGATTTGCAACGACGCtacaaagagaaacagaaggagTTAGTCAAGCTTCAGAGGAAGCATGACCACCA GAAAGAGGAGACTCCTCGAAGTCCTGCACGTCGGGGCCCTGGACGACCACGAAAGCGGAAATCAAACGGTCTAGGGCCCATGGCTCCCCCTGAATCCCAAAAGAAAGTCAA GTCTGTGGGGGTGGTGCTACTGACAGAGGAGTCAGGAAGAGGAGGTGGGGATttgatgaagaagaggaggctGTCCAACAGGAGCTTTGGTCGTCTTGGAGCTGTACAGGTTACTGTCTCTTCCTCA GTTAAGATGCAGTCCTCTCAAAAGAGCAGCCTCCACGAGCACCACATAACACAGCTGAAGTCCAAAACTGCTGTCAGTAAAACCATCCGGGAGCGAGAAACCTTGGGGTCTTCTCACTTGTACACTTCTCAGCGCAGCCCAAAAGCAGATTCCAGACTCTCTAACATGACGGCCAACGAGTCTGAAGGCCAAAGTGACACAG GAAGTGGAGACAGCGGCACTCAGGAGAGCTGGAAGGGCCTGATGAATAGTAAGAAGAAAAGCGAGGCAGCTTTAAATCGACTTTCAGCCTGTGTGCAGCAGCCTCAGGCCAAAGGACAGGATGCAACAGAGGAAGGGGAAACCTTTGCAGAGGATACAGAGTCCTCTGAGCAAG AAGAGGAGGAAGCAGAAGGCAGTTACAACATCGATGCAAGCCATATCATGAAAGTCCCACCCTCCAGGGAGCTCCCATCCAGCTCCATCCTAAAAGACCCCTCCCCTTCCTCTGTTGTGAAACTGGAAGTCAATCAGAAGGCAAAGAATAAAAGAGAACGGCAGGAGCTGTATG GGTCCCAACTTTGGTCGAATGCAGAAGGTGAGGTGAAAGTAAAGAAAAGGCCCCACTGCAGGTCAGTGCCAGACAATACAACTAAGACCTTGGGGGTGAGGAGGAGACCAGGTCGTCCAAGACTACAGGAAAAGCTGTGGGCCGGTCACTATCGGAAACCTGCAGGCCTCTTGTCTTTCTCCAGTACCAGCGAGAGGTTGAGGCGAGCCACACGGAAGAGCTCCATGCTCCGTGGAGTGCTTAGCAAG AAGAGTTGTTGGTCAACTGTGGTCCAGTCTCCTCAGAGTGATGACACCTGTAAACGGCGGACCAGATTTCGACAGGTGCATAAACAA tctaaaGGGCGCGCAGTCAGTCGTCTATTGGAAAGCTTTGCAGCAGACGATGGCTTCCAGCTGGGTGGAGACAGCAGTTTCtctgatgaggatgaggagaacTCTTCGTCAAGCACCAGACGTTCTCCCG CTCCTCCAAACTGTATACTGACCAAAGACATGCTGATTGAAGGACTGAAAATCCTCATCAGTAAAGAAGATGAGCTTCTGTACGCCGCCCGTGTGAGAACTCTAGATCTGCCTGACAT cTACAGCATTGTTATcgatggagagagaggaaacCGCCCCAGAATCTACTCCCTGGAGCAGCTCTTGCAGGAAGCA GTTTTGGATGTGCGTCCTGAAACAGAGGCAGTGCTGACCGAGGGGACGAGAGTGTGTGCCTTCTGGAGTGAGCGCTCACGATGTCTTTACCCAGGCTATGTGCGCAGGG GTGGCTCTAATGATGAGTGTAAGCCAGGTGGAGTGATGGTAGAGTTTGATGATGGGGACAGAGGATGGATCTCTCTCCGTAACATTCGTCTCCTTCCACCTGGATACCAGATTCATT TAGATACTGAGTCCAGTCCAACTCTGGTTTCCAGTGGTCGATTAGACAAGTTAGTTTCATGTCAGGATGGAAGAAGCTCACAGATTGCAAGATCCTCTGAGAAAACAACTAACACAGAGGAAGCCAAAACCACAGAAAAGCCAATAAGAAAACCAG GGAGACCTAAAGGTTCAGGAATGAAGAGGTTTGCCTCTGATAGTGTCTCCAAAACCTCATCATCTCCCCTTACCTGGCCATCATTAGCTCAGCCTAGAAAGAGGTCATCTGTCAATTTATTTCAACTTAATGGTTCAGCATCCAAGAAGACAATGAAGAACAGAGAGGCAGTGTTTCCTCATCCTTCAGTCTCTGTGACATCATCAGCCAAATGCATCTTCAATAGCAGGTCTTTTGAGGTGGACTCTTTCAGTAGTATTGCTAATGGCTACTCATCTTTCTGCAGCCAGACATCTGGCATGCCTGTAGATGGCAGAAGCAGCCCCTATGGGCAGGGCAGAAAGTCTGAGGAATCGGACATTCCTCGAGGAAGGAAAAATGAATTCCTGATCAAGCTGGATCACGAAGGAGTAATGAATCCCAAAAACAAGAGCAGCAAGGCTATGCTAATGTTAGGAGGTTCTGGATTTGGATCTAAAGGTATAGGTGCTTCACCCAAGCCTGAAGCATATTCCCACCCAGTTCTGTTGGTAAAGGACAAACGGAAGGGAGACAGTTCTCGGGCAGAGCTCCTACCAATCCAGAGAAAGCCATCCCCAACTTTGCTAATGAGCAAGCATGGAGACATGGGCCTTAGTTGCCACAGGGACTGTCATAGCTCTTATTCAGACATggatgaggaagatgaagaagaagaggaaaggaggagaagaagtgATTCAGTTCTGGGCCCAGCCTCTGGTGGCATGAGGATGGCTGGTCGTTTTCTCCCCCACCTCTCTGTTTCCTCATCTTCTTCAGGGTCATCTAGCTCTTCTAGTTCAGGTTCTATTTCCAGTTCCAGCATCTGCTCATCTGACAATGACTCCTCCTATAGTTCTGAGGATGATGAGAACTCCACACTGCTCTTACAGAGCTGCCTAACACCACATCACTCCCTGCTCCATCCCCATAAAGCTCCAACTGGACCCACACAGCATTCATTTGTGGCCAAAGCTATGGCTGTCTCTAGCACCAAAGGTGGGAATGTTGACAGTGCTGTCCGCAAGCCCCTAAAGAGGAAAGAGTGCCTCAGTTCATCCACCAAACCATCCAAAGACCTGGTCAAGAGACAAAAGCTTCTGGCTGACCATAGCAGGCCCAAATTGTCTTCTTGCATGCCAGCAAGGCAACTGTGGAGATGGTCCGGGAATCCCACACAG AGACGTGGGCTAAAAGGGAAAGCACGTAAGCTCTACTTTAAGTCCATAGTCCGGGGCAGGGACACAGTGCATGTAGGAGACTGTGCAGTGTTCCTGTCAGCTGGTCGTCCCCACCTACCCTACATTGGCCGCATTGAGAGCTTCTGGGAGACCTGGTCTAGCAGCATGGTAGTCAAGGTCAAGTGGTTCTACCATCCTGAAGAGACCAATCTTGGCAAGAGTCTTCATGATGGCAAG CATGCCCTCTATCAATCATGCCATGAGGATGAGAATGACGTGCAGACAATCTCTCATAAGTGCCAGGTTGTGAGCCGTAAGGAATATGAGCTTCTGAGCCGCAACAGGAAGCCTGGTAGCAGCCTTCAGGATCTCTACTACCAGGCTGGTACCTATGACCCCACCAGTGGCCAGCTGCTCACTGCAGATGGAATGTCTATTCTCTGCTAG